Sequence from the Kiritimatiellia bacterium genome:
AGTCATCCAGCCGGCACGGGTTCTCGCCGCCCGCATCGGACACGGGCTCCAAGCGGGCAATGGGGTTTTGGCGATCCACGATCAGGATCGACTCGCCCTCGCGCACCCGGGCGATCATCTCGCTGAAGTGATTGCGCGTATAGGATATATTGGCTCTATTCATAACGCCAATATAGCCATATCGAGATGGCAGTGTCAACCCGTTTTGTGCACACAGCCCCTTTCCGCCGACCAGCGGCGGGTCTACAGCTCTTCGCGCATCCCCTTCGAGGGATTCCCGTGTCCCATTCGCAGGACCTGTAGTTCCGGTGTTGTGTCGCTGTAGTTCCGGCGCTGTGCCGCCGGAGACCCGCAACGTATCACCGCCCCGGTTCACCGTCGGTCAAGACTCGTCCCAGTCCTCGTAATCCGGCCATATCGCCGCCACCGCCGGGCTGTCGGGCGAGAGGTCATGGGCCGAGCGGATACAGCGGAAAGCCTCTTCATCGCGCTCCCCCGCCTCGTGATACAAGGTTTGGGCCACCATCCAGGCGACCATGGCATCCGGATGCGTTTCCTGCGGCATATCCGCCGACTGAAACAATGCGTCGGCCTCTTCCATGCGGTCGTCGCCGACCAAGATTTGCAGCAGCGTGGCCCGGGCGAACAGATATTCGGGATGCTCCGCCACCAATCCGCGTAGAACCGTCTTCGCCTCGTCCCTACGATTGCGGTGGATCAGGCTAATCGCGAAGTTGTACCGCGCGGGGTAATAGTCAGGCTCTTCCTTAATGATCCGGAGATAGGTCTCCCCGATCGCCGACCAGTCCGGTCTTTTCTTGTATCCGGCTCTGACGGCTTTCTCGTAGCATTTCTGTAGTT
This genomic interval carries:
- a CDS encoding type II toxin-antitoxin system prevent-host-death family antitoxin; amino-acid sequence: MNRANISYTRNHFSEMIARVREGESILIVDRQNPIARLEPVSDAGGENPCRLDDLARRGLVRPARNRIDLRALRAWPRPRPEEQGDILESLLADREEGR